The following proteins are encoded in a genomic region of candidate division WOR-3 bacterium:
- a CDS encoding C25 family peptidase propeptide domain-containing protein, whose protein sequence is MKKTLLFALIPLLALAGTITRTIRFDARDLRIEQANGYDVVQMADFITTLEPGKPMMPAAVFNVVIPATATVTDIRVTPLEPEEIPGNWRIHPVQTPVPVSSRTQPPFVPPDPATYSSSEPYPAELVQWSRTGTKSEFRICGFILHPLVYIPAQGKLTLYRKMK, encoded by the coding sequence GTGAAAAAGACCCTTCTGTTCGCTCTCATCCCGCTGCTGGCTCTGGCCGGCACGATAACAAGGACCATCCGGTTCGACGCCCGGGACCTGCGCATTGAGCAGGCCAACGGCTATGACGTCGTCCAGATGGCAGACTTCATCACCACCCTGGAACCGGGCAAGCCGATGATGCCGGCCGCGGTCTTCAACGTGGTGATACCGGCAACCGCGACCGTAACCGACATCCGGGTGACACCGCTCGAACCCGAAGAAATCCCCGGCAACTGGCGGATTCACCCGGTCCAGACCCCGGTGCCGGTATCATCCCGGACCCAGCCGCCATTCGTGCCGCCTGACCCGGCGACCTATTCAAGCTCAGAACCTTACCCGGCCGAGCTTGTCCAGTGGTCCCGGACCGGCACCAAGTCCGAATTCCGCATCTGCGGCTTTATCCTGCACCCGCTTGTGTACATCCCGGCCCAGGGAAAACTGACCCTATATCGAAAGATGAAG
- the ndk gene encoding nucleoside-diphosphate kinase: MFRHALPLEKTLLLIKPDAVQQHRTGEILRRLEQAGFVIVGLKMRRLTRPEAEEFYAIHKGKDFFPGLVEFMSSGPVVAVALQGPGCRKRLREFIGATDPARAAPGTIRADFGTSVRTNAVHASNPEEDTERELRLMFPELTS; this comes from the coding sequence TTGTTCAGACACGCCCTGCCTTTGGAGAAAACGCTCCTGCTCATAAAGCCGGACGCGGTGCAGCAGCACCGAACCGGCGAGATACTGCGCCGGCTCGAACAAGCCGGCTTTGTCATTGTCGGCCTGAAGATGCGCAGGCTGACCCGGCCCGAGGCTGAGGAGTTCTATGCCATTCACAAAGGGAAAGACTTCTTTCCCGGACTCGTCGAGTTCATGAGTTCTGGTCCAGTGGTGGCGGTTGCACTCCAGGGTCCGGGCTGTCGCAAACGACTGCGGGAATTCATCGGTGCTACCGACCCGGCCCGGGCTGCTCCTGGCACAATCCGGGCCGACTTTGGCACATCGGTGCGCACAAACGCGGTCCACGCATCAAATCCAGAAGAAGACACCGAACGGGAACTGAGACTCATGTTCCCGGAACTAACAAGCTGA
- a CDS encoding FMN-binding protein, with protein sequence MLSIKRLLLLVGTAVYLRCGGTAGNKPALPAPPTSPGTESATAHSKLVAPDLPTIDRLFPGAVQTKEFTDPFPYLGIYDSCGILLGFQAESNHAGTTESGFSGPVPVRVFLDTLARVLSFQVLANDETPAYLRLACDSLAGRLTHYRPGGKGNVDAVSLATLSSRAIIAGVTGIADRIAKEVVPARLKGD encoded by the coding sequence ATGCTGAGTATCAAGCGGCTTCTACTGCTCGTCGGAACCGCTGTTTATCTTCGCTGCGGCGGCACCGCCGGCAACAAGCCGGCCCTTCCGGCTCCACCGACCTCACCGGGAACCGAATCCGCGACCGCGCACTCAAAGCTCGTCGCCCCGGACCTTCCAACCATTGACCGCCTGTTCCCCGGGGCCGTGCAAACAAAGGAGTTCACCGATCCTTTCCCCTATCTCGGCATCTATGACTCATGTGGTATCCTGCTTGGATTTCAGGCCGAATCCAACCATGCCGGTACAACCGAATCCGGATTCTCCGGACCGGTTCCGGTCCGCGTTTTCCTTGACACTCTTGCCCGCGTACTCAGCTTCCAGGTCCTGGCCAACGACGAGACCCCGGCCTATCTCAGACTTGCCTGCGACAGCCTAGCCGGCCGGCTCACTCATTACCGGCCCGGCGGAAAAGGAAATGTTGACGCCGTATCACTTGCCACCCTTTCTTCACGTGCCATCATCGCCGGCGTTACCGGCATCGCTGACCGCATCGCAAAGGAAGTAGTTCCGGCCCGACTCAAAGGTGATTGA
- a CDS encoding DUF1844 domain-containing protein, translated as MEKNNATTGSSLTDLIWSLSAATLTYLGRGIAPGQDKPEVNLKYARHTIATLEMLKQKTEGNRTGDESRLLDEMLYELRLAYVKTEEEQEQTTDKPPEPGPA; from the coding sequence ATGGAAAAGAATAACGCTACGACTGGAAGCTCGCTTACCGACCTTATCTGGAGTCTGTCAGCCGCAACCCTGACCTATCTCGGCCGCGGCATAGCACCGGGTCAGGACAAACCCGAAGTCAACCTGAAGTATGCTCGACACACTATCGCCACGCTGGAAATGCTCAAGCAAAAGACCGAGGGAAACAGGACCGGGGACGAATCAAGACTCCTCGATGAAATGCTCTACGAACTGCGCCTGGCCTATGTCAAGACTGAAGAAGAGCAAGAACAGACGACGGACAAACCGCCCGAACCCGGCCCGGCCTAG
- the alr gene encoding alanine racemase, translating into MDCGRIWAEINLDALNHNLEQVKRFTPGRRLMVAVKADAYGHGLREVARELASKVDAFGVAGVEEGISLRQTGITNAILVLSPAPYAEIPEIIEYRLTPSVTEREFARLLSKEALHRRTEVSVHIEVDTGMGRTGVSVQEAFSFIPDVAALPGLHLEGVFTHFPAADTDILFTETQVGEYLRLLAELEQKGFGPLIRHAANSAGLLNVPESHLDMVRPGLLIYGILPESYHTGQRSASLELLPVMSLRARIVNLRSMPAGTSVSYDRRFFTRRDSRIAVITAGYGDGYPYSLTNRGQAIVAGQRAPVIGNVCMDLTMLDVTDIPDCAIGDTVTLLGSAAGGSITANEVANWAGTIPYEIICGVSPRVPRVYVRNGQVTMVKNLLNNHGKE; encoded by the coding sequence GTGGATTGCGGCCGCATCTGGGCTGAGATAAACCTCGACGCCCTCAACCACAACCTGGAACAGGTGAAGCGATTCACCCCGGGCCGCCGGCTCATGGTCGCGGTCAAAGCCGATGCGTACGGTCACGGTCTTCGAGAAGTTGCCCGTGAACTTGCCAGCAAAGTGGACGCCTTTGGTGTGGCCGGAGTCGAAGAAGGAATCAGTCTGCGCCAAACCGGGATTACGAATGCCATCCTCGTACTCTCACCTGCTCCCTACGCCGAGATTCCCGAAATCATTGAATACCGGCTCACACCTTCAGTCACCGAGCGCGAGTTTGCCCGCCTGCTCTCGAAGGAAGCACTGCACCGGCGCACCGAGGTCAGCGTCCACATTGAAGTTGACACCGGCATGGGCCGCACCGGCGTATCGGTCCAGGAAGCCTTCAGCTTCATTCCCGATGTTGCTGCCTTGCCTGGGCTTCATCTTGAAGGCGTGTTCACACACTTCCCGGCTGCTGATACCGACATTCTGTTCACTGAGACCCAGGTCGGCGAGTATCTCCGCCTTCTCGCCGAACTGGAGCAGAAAGGATTCGGCCCGCTCATCCGCCACGCCGCCAACTCGGCCGGACTCCTGAACGTCCCTGAGTCCCACCTGGACATGGTCCGGCCCGGACTTCTGATCTACGGCATCCTGCCTGAGAGCTACCACACCGGCCAGCGCAGCGCCAGCCTCGAGCTATTGCCGGTGATGAGCCTGCGTGCAAGAATCGTCAACCTGCGCAGTATGCCAGCTGGAACCTCGGTCAGTTACGACCGCCGATTCTTCACGCGTCGCGACTCCCGCATTGCGGTCATCACCGCCGGTTACGGCGACGGTTATCCTTACTCGCTGACAAACCGCGGGCAGGCGATTGTGGCCGGCCAGCGGGCACCGGTCATTGGCAATGTCTGCATGGACCTGACCATGCTTGACGTCACTGACATTCCAGACTGCGCTATCGGCGACACTGTGACACTGCTTGGCTCGGCCGCCGGCGGTTCGATAACGGCCAACGAAGTCGCAAACTGGGCCGGTACCATTCCCTACGAAATCATCTGCGGCGTCAGCCCGCGCGTTCCCCGGGTGTACGTCCGGAACGGCCAGGTCACGATGGTAAAGAACCTTCTGAACAACCATGGAAAAGAATAA
- a CDS encoding polyprenol monophosphomannose synthase: MPRGLVILPTYNEADNIRRIVPAILAQSSELEVLVVDDNSPDGTGDLVEQMTRDNAKVHLLRRSGKLGLGTAYVAGFKYALEHGYDYCFEMDADFSHPPEKLPEMIALLQEYDLVIGSRYCNGVSVVNWPMKRLLLSYGACMYARKVTGCPIRDLTAGFKGYRRSTLEAIDLDSLKEDGYGFQIEIDFAIWRKGLRIKETPIVFTERRAGTSKMDRRIIRRAFFLVIWLRLKRLFGRA, translated from the coding sequence GTGCCGCGCGGGCTTGTCATCTTACCGACCTATAACGAAGCGGACAACATCCGGCGCATCGTGCCGGCAATCCTTGCCCAGTCTTCCGAACTCGAGGTGTTGGTTGTGGACGATAATTCACCGGACGGAACCGGCGATTTGGTGGAGCAGATGACCCGGGACAATGCGAAGGTACACCTTCTGCGTCGGTCAGGTAAGCTGGGCCTGGGCACAGCGTACGTTGCCGGGTTCAAGTACGCGCTTGAACACGGCTACGATTACTGTTTTGAGATGGACGCGGATTTTTCTCATCCGCCCGAAAAGCTGCCCGAGATGATTGCGCTGCTTCAGGAGTACGACCTTGTCATCGGGTCGCGCTATTGTAACGGCGTGTCGGTGGTGAACTGGCCGATGAAGCGGCTGCTCCTGTCCTACGGCGCGTGCATGTATGCCCGGAAGGTGACCGGGTGTCCGATTCGAGACCTGACCGCAGGTTTCAAGGGCTACCGCCGGAGCACGCTTGAGGCAATTGACCTTGATTCCTTGAAGGAGGACGGGTACGGGTTTCAGATTGAGATTGACTTTGCCATCTGGCGCAAGGGACTGCGCATCAAGGAAACACCGATTGTCTTCACCGAGCGCCGGGCCGGCACCTCGAAGATGGACCGGCGCATTATCCGCCGGGCTTTCTTCCTTGTTATCTGGCTCCGTCTGAAGCGATTGTTTGGCCGGGCCTAG